The Diabrotica virgifera virgifera chromosome 10, PGI_DIABVI_V3a genome has a window encoding:
- the LOC114336096 gene encoding Krueppel-like factor 12, translated as MATEENTSECSLLDPFVPLEDMESVCLEDNDNFLDSMINELLFKNDDQLLEEAIAGESFSLSLFDDVNEVLPRPLEISMENDTSEPLSISEMSSHMINENKCKKTPKNPRSEGKHFVQSPHALITHDHIQKREEKFPCPKCEKVYQTAYPLKAHLRRHSGEKPFICNWLNCTWRFARSDELARHKDSHSGVKPYKCEFCEKAFVRSDHLSRHIKVHMKHNSQYGTYDIRKRAK; from the coding sequence ATGGCAACTGAAGAAAACACTTCAGAATGTTCACTACTTGATCCCTTTGTTCCTTTAGAAGATATGGAATCTGTTTGTCTAGAAGATAACGACAACTTTTTAGACAGCATGATTAatgaattattatttaaaaacgaCGATCAACTATTAGAAGAAGCCATAGCCGGTGAAAGCTTTTCCCTTTCCCTATTTGATGATGTCAACGAGGTGCTTCCCCGGCCATTAGAAATAAGTATGGAGAATGACACTTCTGAGCCTTTGAGTATCTCCGAGATGTCTTCACACATGATCAACGAAAACAAGTGTAAAAAGACCCCCAAAAATCCGCGAAGTGAAGGTAAACACTTTGTCCAGAGTCCTCATGCTTTAATCACCCACGACCACATTCAGAAACGAGAAGAAAAATTCCCATGTCCCAAATGTGAGAAAGTTTATCAAACGGCATATCCTTTAAAAGCTCATCTCAGGAGGCACTCCGGGGAGAAACCATTCATCTGCAACTGGTTGAACTGCACTTGGAGATTTGCAAGATCTGATGAACTCGCTAGACATAAAGATTCTCACTCAGGAGTtaaaccttacaagtgcgaattttgtgaaaAGGCTTTTGTAAGATCTGACCACCTGTCTAGACACATAAAAGTCCATATGAAACATAATAGCCAATATGGAACATACGACATAAGAAAGCGTGCAAAATAA